The following are encoded in a window of Magnolia sinica isolate HGM2019 chromosome 11, MsV1, whole genome shotgun sequence genomic DNA:
- the LOC131218547 gene encoding NAC domain-containing protein 30-like, whose protein sequence is MCPSAHVSPPCIDLHADDVEMVMHLERMQRGDPPPSNVITDLNPHTVAPNNLPEKMLYLCNLEHPRAEAIQEGYWQPRGEDHRILMNSPTVGWKTTLEFHTGQAPDGEKTDWMMHVYRMGQRGSNLLCRVFLNDGQTLNNVELEPRSQGDTEVDVEGILMYMLETEENETTNSSQVVGRKEHGQPDVSTNHPHDMGLDRLPQYPPEGYDFSAGDYLELNDLLMSSISESTCIASMTSDEYFDSEALMCDLENGNMTASVPNMEQWHDSCRFNVSASQGLHQMVIQPPPSGSLHGNNNPQAKETMASTTMPKRLRVPDAPLPVTASLEPQPNLNALNHLPKVNMANEGHSNRRGRTPYHAQGEWKTTTSRMAKLRKYCCCFPM, encoded by the exons ATGTGTCCGTCGGCACATGTCTCTCCACCTTGTATCGACTTGCATGCAGATGATGTAGAGATGGTGATGCATTTAGAGAGAATGCAACGTGGGGATCCTCCCCCTTCTAATGTGATAACAGATTTGAATCCTCACACGGTTGCACCGAATAATTTGCCTG AGAAGATGTTGTACCTTTGCAATTTGGAGCACCCAAGAGCTGAAGCTATACAGGAGGGATACTGGCAGCCCAGGGGGGAAGACCATAGAATATTGATGAATTCTCCTACTGTAGGTTGGAAGACTACTTTGGAATTCCATACTGGACAAGCACCTGATGGAGAAAAAACTGATTGGATGATGCATGTGTACAGGATGGGACAAAGG GGTTCCAATTTGTTATGCAGAGTTTTTCTCAATGATGGCCAAACTCTGAACAATGTAGAGCTAGAGCCACGCAGCCAAGGTGACACTGAAGTAGATGTTGAGGGaatattgatgtatatgttggaaACTGAGGAAAATGAAACCACAAACAGTTCCCAG GTTGTCGGTAGGAAGGAGCATGGGCAACCCGATGTTTCCACAAATCATCCACATGACATGGGACTTGATCGTCTTCCCCAGTACCCTCCGGAAGGCTACGATTTTTCAGCAGGAGATTATTTGGAATTGAATGATCTTCTGATGTCTTCCATTTCAGAAAGCACCTGCATTGCATCCATGACTTCAGATGAGTACTTCGATTCGGAGGCCCTGATGTGTGATCTGGAGAATGGAAATATGACTGCAAGCGTCCCGAACATGGAGCAATGGCATGATAGTTGCAGGTTCAATGTCTCTGCCTCTCAGGGATTACATCAGATGGTTATACAGCCACCACCTTCAG GCTCCCTTCACGGCAACAACAACCCACAGGCCAAAGAAACCATGGCTTCTACCACAATGCCCAAAAGATTGAGGGTCCCAGATGCTCCTCTTCCCGTTACTGCATCTCTTGAACCACAACCCAATCTAAACGCCCTGAATCATTTGCCCAAGGTGAATATGGCAAATGAAG GCCATTCAAATCGGCGAGGCAGGACTCCATATCATGCCCAGGGAGAATGGAAGACTACTACCAGTAGGATGGCGAAGCTAAGGAAATATTGCTGCTGCTTTCCAATGTAG